Below is a window of Cytophagaceae bacterium DNA.
ATCCACAATCGTCATTTCGCCTACGCCTGCCCTGCAGATAAATTCAGCAGCAAAAGAGCCTACGCCACCCAAGCCAACAATAAGCACGTGAGAATTTTGAAGTTTTTCGATGTTTTGAGTTCCAATCAACAGCTCACTTCGCGAGAGCCAGGCGAGGTCTTTCATATAAATAATTCGAGGTAATTCTGGTAAATAATTTCTATTAGTTCTTTTACAGGTATTTTTTTTATATCAGCCGCTATTTTATATACATTTTCAACATCCAAATCCAAATTATCATCAGTTTCAAAAAAAACCTTTTCTAATGGTACGTTCAGAAAAACCTCCTTTAGCTTATCATTAATAATGAGGTCATTACCAAAAGAAAGATAAAAACCTTTTTCAATCAACAATTGAGCGATTTCGATTTTTTTATTGAAGCCATGAATTACCATTGGTACTTTAGGTCTTATAAGTTTTTTTATGGCAAAAAGCTCATTGAAACTTCTGACACAATGGATCACCAAAGGCTTTTTAAAATGCTCGGCCAACCTTATTTGCTTAATAAAAACTTCTTCCTGAGTTTTAAAATCAGGACCTTTGAGTTTATCTAAGCCACACTCTCCCAGTACTTTAACCTGGGGATTTTTTAGGAAAATCTCCAGCCATTCATATGCTTCTTTGAGAAATTCAGGTTCAATATCCCAGGGATGAATCCCTGCCGAATAGTTTAAGTCCGGATTAAACTCAAAATGATCGATATCCTCAATTATTTTTCGACTGAGGGTAATATTGCTAAGTTTTCTTATTTTAGCATCGGGTGTCGTTTGATGAGTATGAAAATCGACCAGCATAAAATCAAAATTTAGGCAAAAATACTATGCTAAATCTGGAATGTAAACCTTTCGGTGAATTAAGTACCGATGAGCTGTACAGAATCATGTGGCTACGGCAGGAAGTTTTTATTGTGGAGCAAAACTGTGTTTTTTCTGATTTGGATTACAAAGATCAGAAAGCCTGGCATTGTATGGCCAAAAAATCTGACGGGCAAATTGTGGCCTACACCCGGCTTTTTGATGAAAATGATTATTATGAAGGTTTTTTATCGATTGGGAGAGTGGTATCCATTCCAACTGAAAGAAAAGAGGGTTTTGGCAGAAAAGTATTTGATTTTTCTGTGAAAAAAGTCAATGAATTATTTGGAAATAAACCTGTAAAAATTGGAGCTCAGGCCTATCTGGAGAAGTTTTATGAATCATTTGGTTTTAAATCCATAAACCAGGATTACATCGAAGACGGTATTGAGCATAAGTTGATGGTGAAGGAGATAGATTGAAATTATTGACGATTTTCGATTTTCGATTTACGATTTACGATTAGTAATTTTTAAAAAAAAAATTAAGTTCAGATATTTTAGGAATAAAGACAAAATGATTACCTGTTCACTCTCACCGCTTTCTGTAATTTTTTTATGCCATATTTAGAAGTCATTTCTATTAAAAAAACATTCCCGGTTTCGGTTATTCCTTCAAATCCAATTTCATTTTGTCCTTGATTTAGTAAAGCCGGTTTTTCCTGAATCAATTTGCCGTTAATGGTAAACAACCTAAGCTTAACTTCTTGTTTTTCAGCAAC
It encodes the following:
- a CDS encoding TatD family hydrolase; amino-acid sequence: MLVDFHTHQTTPDAKIRKLSNITLSRKIIEDIDHFEFNPDLNYSAGIHPWDIEPEFLKEAYEWLEIFLKNPQVKVLGECGLDKLKGPDFKTQEEVFIKQIRLAEHFKKPLVIHCVRSFNELFAIKKLIRPKVPMVIHGFNKKIEIAQLLIEKGFYLSFGNDLIINDKLKEVFLNVPLEKVFFETDDNLDLDVENVYKIAADIKKIPVKELIEIIYQNYLELFI
- a CDS encoding GNAT family N-acetyltransferase, translating into MLNLECKPFGELSTDELYRIMWLRQEVFIVEQNCVFSDLDYKDQKAWHCMAKKSDGQIVAYTRLFDENDYYEGFLSIGRVVSIPTERKEGFGRKVFDFSVKKVNELFGNKPVKIGAQAYLEKFYESFGFKSINQDYIEDGIEHKLMVKEID